A single genomic interval of Burkholderia cepacia ATCC 25416 harbors:
- a CDS encoding LysE family translocator codes for MNLHTWWLFVATVFVVSAIPGPNMLLVMTHGARHGLRRSAWTMAGCLSALVLMLSVSAAGLGAVLEAWPAMFNTLRFAGAAYLIYLGVKAWRARVDDEQPAADVETVSRQATPGSRGVLFRNGFLVAGSNPKAILFAAALLPQFINAAEPTLPQFGILVVTFAVIEVSWYLVYASFGTRIGATLKSQSVAKIFNRLTGGLFVGFGAMMALVRH; via the coding sequence ATGAACTTGCATACGTGGTGGCTTTTCGTGGCGACGGTGTTCGTCGTGTCGGCGATTCCGGGCCCGAACATGCTGCTGGTGATGACGCACGGCGCGCGCCACGGGCTGCGGCGTTCGGCATGGACGATGGCAGGCTGCCTCTCCGCGCTGGTGCTGATGCTGTCGGTGTCGGCGGCGGGCCTCGGGGCCGTGCTCGAGGCTTGGCCGGCGATGTTCAATACGTTGCGCTTCGCGGGCGCGGCCTACCTGATCTACCTCGGCGTGAAGGCGTGGCGCGCACGCGTGGACGACGAGCAGCCTGCCGCCGACGTCGAAACCGTGTCGCGCCAGGCCACGCCGGGATCGCGCGGGGTGCTGTTCCGCAACGGTTTCCTGGTCGCGGGCAGCAACCCGAAGGCGATCCTGTTCGCGGCCGCGCTGCTGCCGCAGTTCATCAACGCGGCCGAGCCGACGCTGCCGCAATTCGGCATTCTCGTCGTCACGTTCGCGGTGATCGAGGTGAGCTGGTATCTCGTCTACGCGTCGTTCGGCACGCGCATCGGCGCGACGCTGAAGAGCCAGAGCGTTGCGAAGATCTTCAACCGGCTGACGGGCGGGCTGTTCGTCGGCTTCGGTGCGATGATGGCGCTGGTCCGTCACTGA
- a CDS encoding MFS transporter, producing MNCPANPCPAAVRMPESTPAGTPPALSAGMTLFFAATVGVIVMDLFAAQPLTGPISADLHLPPGLAGLVAMLPQLGYAAGLVLLVPLVDLLENRRLIVATLAVCAAALALPAFTRSGTVFLLATLVAGGASSVIQMLVPMAASMAPEAQRGRAVGNVMSGLMLGILLSRPLASLIAGSVGWRGFYLLAALANAAIAVVLALRLPSRTPSITAGYRALLASMGRLLADEPVLRRHALSAALAMAAFSAFWTAVGLRLAQPPFGLDLHGIAWFAFAGASGAIVTPLAGRAGDRGHGPAAQRIAHGTMLVALALLGIAGAGWFGFDAHAHRGLALALLAGGAALLDAGVIVDQTIGRRAINLLNPAARGRLNGLFVGLFFIGGALGAALAGSAWAWGGWSAVCGVGFAFAGAAAVFGRSAGRGAGTAALTRPRA from the coding sequence ATGAACTGCCCCGCCAACCCTTGCCCCGCCGCCGTCCGCATGCCCGAAAGCACGCCCGCCGGCACGCCGCCCGCGTTGAGCGCGGGCATGACGCTGTTCTTCGCCGCGACGGTCGGCGTGATCGTGATGGACCTGTTCGCCGCGCAACCGCTGACGGGCCCGATCAGCGCCGATCTGCATCTGCCGCCCGGCCTTGCCGGCCTCGTCGCGATGTTGCCGCAGCTCGGCTACGCGGCCGGGCTCGTGCTGCTCGTGCCGCTTGTCGACCTGCTCGAGAACCGCCGCCTGATCGTCGCGACGCTGGCCGTATGCGCGGCTGCACTCGCGCTGCCCGCGTTCACGCGGTCGGGCACCGTGTTCCTGCTCGCCACCCTCGTGGCCGGTGGCGCGTCGAGCGTGATCCAGATGCTCGTGCCGATGGCCGCGTCGATGGCACCCGAGGCGCAGCGCGGCCGCGCGGTCGGCAACGTGATGAGCGGGCTGATGCTCGGCATCCTGCTGTCGCGGCCGCTCGCGAGCCTGATCGCGGGCTCGGTCGGCTGGCGCGGCTTCTATCTGCTGGCCGCGCTTGCGAACGCTGCAATCGCCGTCGTGCTGGCCCTGCGCCTGCCGTCGCGCACGCCGTCGATCACGGCCGGCTACCGCGCGCTGCTCGCGTCGATGGGGCGCCTGCTGGCCGACGAGCCGGTGCTGCGCCGGCATGCGCTGTCGGCCGCGCTCGCGATGGCCGCGTTCAGCGCATTCTGGACCGCGGTCGGGCTGCGGCTCGCGCAGCCGCCGTTCGGCCTCGACCTGCACGGGATCGCATGGTTCGCGTTCGCCGGCGCGAGCGGCGCGATCGTCACGCCGCTCGCGGGCCGCGCCGGCGACCGCGGTCACGGGCCGGCCGCGCAACGGATCGCGCACGGCACGATGCTCGTGGCACTCGCCCTGCTCGGGATCGCGGGTGCGGGCTGGTTCGGCTTCGACGCGCACGCGCATCGCGGCCTCGCGCTCGCGCTGCTGGCCGGCGGCGCGGCGCTGCTCGACGCGGGCGTGATCGTCGACCAGACGATCGGCCGCCGCGCGATCAACCTGCTGAACCCGGCCGCACGCGGCCGCCTGAACGGGCTGTTCGTCGGGCTGTTCTTCATCGGCGGCGCGCTCGGCGCGGCGCTCGCAGGCAGTGCGTGGGCGTGGGGCGGGTGGAGCGCGGTGTGCGGCGTCGGGTTCGCGTTCGCCGGCGCGGCCGCCGTCTTCGGGCGCTCGGCCGGACGCGGCGCCGGCACAGCGGCGTTGACTCGCCCGCGCGCGTGA
- a CDS encoding LysR family transcriptional regulator, producing MNTRDLQAFVAVVDSGSMVAAAAKLHLTQPGLTRRVQNLETLLGMSLLERQSKPLKPTAAGRDVYALARNVLGAVDELMAAGAPDSEPSGELRIGVPPFLSELALEQPIDRLRDAFGRLTLRVTAGWSPALMQGIERGTLDVAAVMVPASSVLPDTFTSTLLGTQPTVLVAARDFPLPDGPLSIDMLSRFPWVLSQDGCGMRSALSRTLGAAGLPFDVAVEAFGSELQLSLVARGAGIGIAAPNALARSAHRDALRVVETAGLETRINVWIVHGALPGRLVRPVALLRDALGEVLDRESRVGSDAVKAI from the coding sequence TTGAATACGCGTGATCTCCAGGCGTTCGTCGCGGTGGTCGACAGCGGGTCGATGGTCGCCGCGGCCGCGAAGCTCCACCTGACGCAGCCGGGCCTGACGCGGCGCGTGCAGAATCTCGAAACGCTGCTCGGCATGTCGCTGCTCGAACGGCAAAGCAAGCCGCTGAAGCCGACTGCCGCCGGGCGCGACGTCTACGCGCTCGCGCGCAACGTGCTGGGCGCGGTCGACGAGCTGATGGCGGCGGGCGCGCCGGACAGCGAGCCGTCCGGCGAGCTGCGCATCGGCGTGCCGCCGTTCCTGTCCGAGCTGGCGCTCGAGCAGCCGATCGACCGGCTGCGCGACGCGTTCGGGCGCCTCACGCTGCGCGTGACGGCCGGCTGGTCGCCGGCGCTGATGCAGGGCATCGAGCGCGGCACGCTCGACGTCGCGGCCGTGATGGTGCCGGCGAGTTCGGTATTGCCCGATACGTTCACGTCGACGCTGCTCGGCACCCAGCCGACGGTGCTCGTCGCCGCGCGCGACTTTCCGCTGCCCGACGGCCCGTTGTCGATCGACATGCTGTCGCGTTTTCCGTGGGTGCTGAGCCAGGACGGCTGCGGGATGCGTTCGGCGCTGAGCCGCACGCTCGGCGCGGCCGGGCTGCCGTTCGACGTCGCGGTCGAGGCATTCGGCTCGGAGCTGCAGCTGTCGCTCGTCGCGCGCGGCGCGGGCATCGGCATCGCCGCGCCGAACGCGCTGGCGCGCAGCGCGCACCGCGACGCGCTGAGGGTGGTGGAAACGGCGGGACTGGAGACGCGGATCAACGTGTGGATCGTGCACGGCGCGCTGCCGGGCCGGCTGGTGCGGCCCGTCGCGCTGCTGCGCGATGCGCTGGGCGAAGTGCTCGACCGGGAAAGCAGGGTGGGGTCAGATGCAGTGAAGGCGATCTAG
- a CDS encoding OmpW/AlkL family protein produces the protein MKKTLLCAAAGAAVLAPLAAHAQSAGSNVVTLGWFHVMPQQSSTPMTTNVAPTPINTPLRLPPSFTSPGTGLHTSGADTVGLTVSHFLTDHIAVTSVAGVPPVFKVSGQGTIRPPGPAGALGTQNIGLASVNPIVKSVRQWSPAVLLQYYFGQATAKFRPFLGLGVSYNWFSDLQLNTNFIKQTQDNLGAILAAGAGKPGTTSVEAKASSSWQPVFNAGLQYNMTEHFGLIASVTYIPLKTTSTVTIKAADGTVLSESKSDLKADPIISYVGMTYKF, from the coding sequence ATGAAGAAAACCCTTCTCTGCGCGGCGGCCGGCGCCGCCGTGCTGGCGCCGCTCGCGGCGCACGCGCAGAGCGCCGGCAGCAACGTCGTCACGCTGGGCTGGTTCCACGTGATGCCGCAGCAGAGCAGCACGCCGATGACGACCAACGTCGCACCGACACCGATCAACACGCCGCTGCGGCTGCCGCCGTCGTTCACGTCGCCGGGCACCGGGCTGCACACGAGCGGCGCCGACACCGTCGGCCTGACGGTCAGCCACTTCCTGACCGACCACATCGCGGTCACGTCGGTGGCCGGCGTGCCGCCGGTGTTCAAGGTGTCGGGCCAGGGCACGATCAGGCCGCCCGGCCCGGCCGGCGCGCTCGGCACGCAGAACATCGGGCTCGCGTCGGTCAACCCGATCGTGAAGAGCGTGCGGCAGTGGAGCCCGGCCGTGCTGCTGCAGTACTACTTCGGGCAGGCCACCGCGAAGTTCCGGCCGTTCCTCGGCCTCGGCGTGTCGTACAACTGGTTCAGCGACCTTCAGCTCAACACGAACTTCATCAAGCAGACCCAGGACAACCTCGGCGCGATTCTCGCGGCGGGCGCGGGCAAGCCGGGTACGACATCGGTGGAGGCGAAGGCGTCGTCGTCATGGCAGCCGGTGTTCAACGCCGGCCTGCAGTACAACATGACCGAGCATTTCGGGCTGATCGCGTCGGTGACGTACATCCCGCTGAAGACGACGTCGACGGTGACGATCAAGGCGGCCGACGGCACGGTGCTCTCGGAATCGAAATCGGACCTGAAGGCCGACCCGATCATCAGCTACGTCGGGATGACGTACAAGTTCTGA
- a CDS encoding DUF2957 domain-containing protein — translation MKRNLILAAALAAPLLSACGGSGSGGDNPPPLVEDRLCPASLDYTTVFTGGAGSGELAKVQLDTTKMTWQVTYVESPVPQTTGTVVPTRAGTVDSGTLTQETLLPTNKLNQCAFRLNGASLDPSRPARIFVGMGVAGGTIPGKEIQFNGVLGQAAVPDTKFPYYPFIGFSSIETDITKVAGTYSHTGFGEVPSQNFAPASIDAKVTINADGTWTKCDSTGQFAGGACTQRGTNFVQSADGSGAFQSNNYASQLKPTLSTTPQGKAFMIVGKLRNQLVPILVRTGVANPNPTPDSNGVPGLTADDESSISILAPQTAIAAGSQNGEYIGVDSQFDYRTTALIDKQATLLDPFQPSQASLATALDLDYTQKVPGTVTTIHTGSGSTSPTGKFIFSGGVFGFLDNAGSTPYFTIGAFVQ, via the coding sequence ATGAAGCGCAACCTCATTCTGGCGGCGGCCCTTGCCGCCCCCCTTCTTTCTGCCTGCGGCGGCAGCGGCAGCGGCGGCGACAATCCGCCCCCGCTCGTCGAAGACCGGCTCTGCCCTGCCTCGCTCGACTACACCACCGTGTTTACGGGCGGTGCGGGCAGCGGCGAACTCGCCAAGGTCCAGCTCGACACGACCAAGATGACCTGGCAGGTCACCTATGTCGAATCGCCGGTTCCGCAAACGACCGGCACCGTCGTGCCGACCCGCGCGGGCACCGTCGACAGCGGCACGCTCACGCAGGAAACGCTGCTGCCGACCAACAAGCTGAACCAGTGCGCATTCCGCCTGAACGGCGCGAGCCTCGATCCGTCGCGCCCGGCGCGCATCTTCGTCGGCATGGGCGTCGCGGGCGGCACGATTCCCGGCAAGGAGATCCAGTTCAACGGCGTGCTCGGCCAGGCCGCGGTGCCCGACACGAAATTCCCGTACTACCCGTTCATCGGCTTCTCGTCGATCGAAACCGACATCACGAAGGTGGCGGGCACGTACAGTCACACGGGCTTCGGTGAAGTGCCGTCGCAGAACTTCGCGCCGGCATCGATCGACGCGAAGGTGACGATCAACGCCGACGGCACCTGGACCAAGTGCGACTCGACCGGCCAGTTCGCCGGCGGCGCGTGCACGCAGCGAGGCACGAACTTCGTGCAGTCGGCGGACGGCAGCGGCGCATTCCAGTCGAACAACTATGCGAGCCAGCTGAAACCGACGCTGTCGACGACGCCGCAGGGCAAGGCCTTCATGATCGTCGGCAAGCTGCGCAACCAGCTCGTGCCGATCCTCGTGCGCACCGGGGTGGCGAATCCGAACCCGACGCCCGACAGCAACGGGGTGCCGGGCCTCACCGCCGACGACGAATCGAGCATCTCGATCCTCGCGCCGCAGACGGCCATCGCGGCCGGTTCGCAGAACGGTGAATACATCGGCGTCGACAGCCAGTTCGATTACCGGACCACCGCGCTGATCGACAAGCAGGCCACGCTGCTCGATCCGTTCCAGCCGTCGCAGGCATCGCTCGCGACCGCGCTCGACCTGGACTACACGCAGAAGGTGCCGGGCACGGTCACGACAATCCACACGGGTTCGGGCAGCACGTCGCCGACCGGCAAGTTCATCTTCTCGGGCGGCGTGTTCGGTTTCCTCGACAACGCGGGATCGACGCCGTATTTCACGATCGGCGCATTCGTCCAGTAA